The nucleotide sequence TCTGACGGCCGCGCACTCAACACACACAGCTCGCCCAGTCATCAAGGCAAGATGGCGCCTGTCAGCTTACTCGACTGCCCGGACGAGCTCATCGACGATATCGTCGAGCGCCTCCCGGGAAGTGCCATCAAGGCTGTCCGCAAAAGCTGCAAGCGACTGAACCGAATCGCGTCGCCATACCTTTTCCCTGTCTTGTATCTCTCCTGCCACCAGCTTGATCTCAACGTCTTTGAGATGGTTTCAGAAAACCCTCTTCTCATCGGTGGCGTTCGCGAACTGGTCATCGACGACACCACCGTCCCTCTTCCGGACACCATACCCGACTGGCGCAGCTACCAGAGAATAGTCACCCTTCCCGAACACCCAGAAGACCGAcgttctcatcttcagctgtaCCCCGGTGACACTCTCGATCCTTATTACATGAGAGACGAACCTTCGAAAGTAGTCCCTACCAGAGAGGGATGGGAACTCTTCAGAATGACCGCCATGTGGCATCACGACAACCGCCTGGCTCACGCTGACGTCAGAGCACTGAAGGAAGCACTTCCCCATTTCAAGAAACTCGAGCGCCTTGTTGTCTCCAACCGAAATGCCATCGATGACTTCTCTGAGGGCGCCCAGAGCCGCGTTTCAGCAAGCCCTGTGGTGCGGAAGTGGAGGCGGTTTCAAACGGAACACGGCCAGATTGCTCCTCTTGCCCCGAGATGCGATTGGCAGGCCAGCGGGTTGGGTATATGGGACAGGTCCCGAGTGAACACACTGGACTGGTTCATGGAGCATCTCAGCGACATCATGTCGAATCTCTATTACTTCACACTTGGGAGTGAAGACTTCTTCTCGGAAATGATTTTTGTCGTAAGttcacctccacctcccaGTTCTGGCAATACATGCCGATACATCATCTCTTCGCctgctcttgttcttctgagAGGCTTTCACTGATGCGTTACAGGGCGACACCGAATTTGGCGAATAGAAAACGGAAAAATTCGAAAAGACCGAATACCAGTACGCGGCCCCCAGATCTGAGCTCTTCGCCTTGGTTCGAGAGGCAAGAGTCATGCATCTTGCGCTTTTAGTTCTTGAAGAGCCCAAACTACAGTCCCAGCTCACCGAATTTCGTGTTGATGCGTCTCACGACACCCTGGTGAACTATTGCCAGCCCGGCCTCCCAATCACCTTATTCGACAAGCAGTCCCCGTTCGTTAAACGACTTGCGACTGGTTTCGCGTTGGCGAAGAATATCACCAAGTTTCGGCTCGTTCTCAACAGTTGTGAGAACCACAGGTTTGCCGAGTGGATCCTCAAAGAGGGCCGCGTCTCCCACACACTTTCATCTATGCCTCAGTTAGAAGAGCTCTACCTTGAGCTTCACGGATTGCCTGTCTTTTCGGCCCTCCCTGACATGACCTTCCCACGACTGCGCTGTGTGCACTTCAGCTGCGGTCACTTACACCCAGACACACTTGTCGAGTTCCTGGAGCGTCAGGGTAGCACAGTAAAGTCACTCATCATCGAGCATTGCAGTCTCTATCCGGATGATGGCTACGACGGCCTCTGGCCGTATGTGATCGAAGAATTGACCGATTTTCACGATGAAGGCatcttgaagcttgaagaagccatcattGACAATGTGTTTGAGGGTGTACCGATCAATAGCTGCGGAAGAAATGGGTCCTTGAAGGAACTTGGGGTCAGATGGACATATGACGGAGATGGAGGGTGGGTTGAACAACGAGACCCTGGGGAGGAGGAAGCAAGCGAGTGATGGGTGGGTAGCGTCAACTTTGATCGAGGCGGGAAGGATGTAATCAGGTCGGTCACTGGCGTATCCTAAATTAGACtaagataggtaggtagtcagCAGTGTATGGAGTTTAGATTACACCCCCAATTCTTAGTTTGGAGTTCTGTAACATCATCATAAAGGGGACTAATATTTGTAAGTCTTGTGAAAAgtcatcattatcatcataAGAATTACACAAGTTTATGTCACAAATTCCTGTAATTTGACGAGATTCTCCGATGTTCGGATCATTCATCTCGTGTTGTTAAGCAGGCGGCCAAGGGCCTAAAATCTTGAGGCTGCGACACCCGTTGTGTAACCTAGCTTACCTTAACCAGTGGTAAGATGTCGCTGGAGATTGTAAGGTGCTCTTGACAACTTTCTCCAGCCTTCTGCGCTCTTTGCATCATCCATGTCCACACTTGATCTATCCGTTTGTCTCTTGGTACTGGAGTTTGACGTGTACGGTTCACATCAGCTGAAAGCGAAGGGAAACTCAA is from Fusarium musae strain F31 chromosome 4, whole genome shotgun sequence and encodes:
- a CDS encoding hypothetical protein (EggNog:ENOG41), giving the protein MAPVSLLDCPDELIDDIVERLPGSAIKAVRKSCKRLNRIASPYLFPVLYLSCHQLDLNVFEMVSENPLLIGGVRELVIDDTTVPLPDTIPDWRSYQRIVTLPEHPEDRRSHLQLYPGDTLDPYYMRDEPSKVVPTREGWELFRMTAMWHHDNRLAHADVRALKEALPHFKKLERLVVSNRNAIDDFSEGAQSRVSASPVVRKWRRFQTEHGQIAPLAPRCDWQASGLGIWDRSRVNTLDWFMEHLSDIMSNLYYFTLGSEDFFSEMIFVTEYQYAAPRSELFALVREARVMHLALLVLEEPKLQSQLTEFRVDASHDTLVNYCQPGLPITLFDKQSPFVKRLATGFALAKNITKFRLVLNSCENHRFAEWILKEGRVSHTLSSMPQLEELYLELHGLPVFSALPDMTFPRLRCVHFSCGHLHPDTLVEFLERQGSTVKSLIIEHCSLYPDDGYDGLWPYVIEELTDFHDEGILKLEEAIIDNVFEGVPINSCGRNGSLKELGVRWTYDGDGGWVEQRDPGEEEASE